One genomic segment of Synechocystis sp. LKSZ1 includes these proteins:
- the rseP gene encoding RIP metalloprotease RseP, translating into MSVLAAIGVLALLIVVHELGHFAAARLQGIYVNRFSLGFGPVLLRYQGAMTEYAVRAFPLGGYVGFPDDDPESDIPANDPNLLRNRPVLDRAIVISAGVIANLVFAYFLLVGQVATVGFQEIQAGLVISQVQPNSAAMAAGIQVGDLIQTLNGQTLPIYPQATEQFIQTVTTSPGRPLTVQLQRNGEILSTTLTPQEDPQGEGKIGVALVPHIQVQRASNLLSALKDGANAYERVVKLTVQGFWQLISNFSESAGQVAGPVKIVEYGASIAQSNLGNLFQFGALISINLAVINILPLPALDGGQLLFLLIEGLFGKPLPNKIQEGIMQTGLVLLLGLGVVLIVRDTVNLAIVQEFFR; encoded by the coding sequence ATGTCAGTTTTAGCGGCGATTGGAGTTTTGGCCCTGCTCATCGTAGTCCATGAATTAGGACACTTTGCGGCGGCCCGTCTCCAGGGAATTTACGTCAATCGCTTTTCCCTTGGCTTTGGCCCTGTGCTCCTGAGGTACCAAGGGGCCATGACCGAGTACGCCGTGCGAGCTTTTCCCCTAGGGGGTTATGTTGGCTTTCCCGACGATGACCCCGAGAGCGACATTCCGGCCAATGACCCGAATTTGCTTCGTAATCGTCCCGTGTTAGACCGGGCCATTGTCATCAGCGCTGGAGTGATCGCCAATCTAGTTTTTGCTTATTTTCTGTTGGTTGGGCAGGTGGCCACCGTCGGTTTTCAAGAAATTCAAGCCGGCTTGGTGATTTCCCAGGTACAACCCAACTCAGCGGCCATGGCGGCGGGGATTCAGGTAGGGGATTTAATCCAGACCCTGAATGGCCAAACCCTCCCGATTTATCCCCAGGCCACCGAACAATTTATTCAGACCGTTACCACCTCACCGGGTCGCCCCCTCACGGTACAATTGCAACGTAATGGAGAAATCCTCAGTACTACCTTAACGCCTCAGGAAGACCCCCAAGGAGAAGGAAAAATTGGGGTGGCCCTGGTGCCCCATATCCAGGTTCAGCGGGCCAGTAATCTACTGTCGGCCCTGAAGGATGGGGCCAATGCCTACGAACGAGTAGTTAAGCTGACGGTGCAAGGATTTTGGCAGTTAATTAGCAATTTTTCGGAAAGTGCAGGCCAGGTGGCTGGGCCCGTCAAAATTGTGGAGTACGGGGCCAGTATTGCCCAAAGCAATTTAGGTAATTTGTTCCAGTTTGGGGCCTTGATTAGCATTAACCTCGCGGTGATTAATATTTTGCCCTTGCCGGCCCTGGATGGGGGCCAACTCCTCTTTTTGTTGATTGAAGGCCTATTCGGTAAACCCCTGCCCAACAAAATTCAAGAGGGGATTATGCAAACAGGACTGGTACTCCTCTTGGGCCTGGGCGTCGTGTTGATCGTGCGCGACACCGTCAATTTGGCGATTGTGCAGGAATTTTTCCGCTAA
- the argG gene encoding argininosuccinate synthase, translated as MGRANKVVLAYSGGVDTSVCIPYLMHEWGVKEVITLAADLGQGDELGPIQAKALRCGAVESLVIDGKAEFVQDYAFRAIQANALYENRYPLSTALARPLIAKMLVEAAEKYGADAVAHGCTGKGNDQVRFDVGIMALNPHLKVLAPAREWGMSREQTIAYGERFGVESPVKKSSPFSIDRNLLGRSIEAGPLEDPMTEPPEEIYLLTKAVADTPDEPEYVAIDFEKGIPVALNGQGLDGVTLITQLNEIAGKHGVGRLDMIENRVVGIKSREIYEAPALLVLVDAHRDLESLTLTADVSHYKRNVEETYSHLIYQGLWYSPLKEALDAFILKTQERVTGQVRVKFFKGNATIVGRQSPYSIYDADLATYGMEDQFDHKAAEGFIYIWGLPTKVWAQKTRG; from the coding sequence ATGGGTCGTGCCAATAAAGTAGTGCTTGCTTATTCTGGTGGGGTTGATACCTCGGTCTGTATTCCCTACCTGATGCATGAATGGGGTGTTAAAGAGGTAATTACCCTCGCGGCGGATTTAGGTCAGGGGGATGAACTAGGGCCGATTCAAGCTAAGGCCCTGCGCTGTGGGGCCGTGGAATCCCTGGTGATTGACGGCAAAGCTGAATTTGTCCAAGACTATGCCTTCCGGGCTATCCAGGCCAACGCCCTCTACGAAAATCGCTATCCCCTCTCAACGGCCCTGGCCCGTCCTCTGATCGCCAAAATGCTGGTGGAAGCGGCGGAGAAGTATGGTGCGGATGCAGTGGCCCATGGCTGTACGGGCAAAGGTAATGACCAAGTCCGCTTTGATGTGGGCATTATGGCCCTGAATCCCCATCTGAAGGTACTGGCCCCGGCGCGGGAATGGGGCATGAGTCGCGAGCAAACCATCGCCTACGGGGAACGCTTTGGCGTGGAATCTCCCGTTAAGAAGTCCTCACCGTTTAGTATTGACCGCAATTTGTTAGGCAGGAGCATCGAAGCCGGGCCGCTGGAAGACCCAATGACGGAACCCCCCGAGGAAATTTACCTCTTGACCAAGGCAGTGGCTGATACCCCCGATGAACCGGAGTACGTGGCCATTGATTTTGAAAAGGGTATTCCCGTGGCTCTAAATGGCCAGGGCCTAGATGGCGTTACCCTGATTACCCAACTCAACGAGATTGCCGGTAAACATGGCGTTGGTCGTCTCGATATGATCGAAAACCGGGTTGTTGGTATCAAATCGCGGGAAATCTACGAAGCGCCGGCCCTGTTAGTTTTAGTCGATGCCCACCGGGATCTCGAAAGCCTGACCCTAACGGCGGATGTCAGCCACTACAAACGCAATGTGGAAGAAACCTACAGTCACTTGATTTACCAAGGCCTGTGGTACAGCCCCCTAAAAGAGGCCCTGGATGCCTTTATCCTCAAGACCCAGGAACGGGTAACGGGCCAAGTACGAGTCAAGTTCTTTAAAGGCAATGCTACCATTGTCGGCCGTCAGTCTCCTTATTCCATTTATGATGCCGACCTAGCCACCTACGGGATGGAAGACCAATTCGACCACAAAGCGGCGGAAGGGTTCATCTATATTTGGGGCCTACCCACCAAAGTTTGGGCCCAGAAGACGCGGGGCTAA
- a CDS encoding iron-sulfur cluster assembly accessory protein yields MTQATLTPTQGIQLSEAALQHVLKLREQQGQDLCLRVGVRQGGCSGMSYLMDFEEISKITEHDEVFDYDGFKLVCDRKSLLYLYGLMLDYSNAMIGGGFQFTNPNANQTCGCGKSFGV; encoded by the coding sequence ATGACTCAAGCCACATTAACTCCCACTCAAGGAATTCAGCTTTCTGAGGCGGCTCTCCAGCATGTTTTGAAGCTTCGGGAACAACAGGGCCAAGACCTGTGTTTACGGGTTGGTGTTCGCCAGGGCGGTTGCTCTGGCATGTCCTACCTGATGGACTTTGAGGAAATCAGCAAAATTACGGAGCACGATGAAGTTTTTGACTACGACGGCTTTAAACTTGTCTGCGACCGCAAAAGCCTCCTCTACCTCTACGGTCTGATGCTGGACTACAGCAATGCCATGATCGGTGGTGGCTTCCAGTTTACGAATCCCAATGCTAACCAAACCTGCGGCTGTGGCAAATCCTTTGGGGTTTAA
- a CDS encoding HD domain-containing phosphohydrolase has translation MKSASSQRILIIDGHPYSRVTATDILLLENYSVLESDGHEDLLSLLSRTQPDLILLDAMMPSQEGLGLCQTIKQTATTAMIPVILMSALDDPLLRHRSREVGADAYLLKPLDRVELLARIEVLIQKKQLAEWVEQIEQVLFRVAQAIEHRYPETSPRPSFSTLVEGFARFLHLPESACQDLIFAARLHDLGTVTIPDAVMLKQGGLTAEERALVKQHVLVGEKIFEPLAYRREVGQIMRHHHERWDGSGYPDQLKGAEIPYLAQVFQVIDIFSALTSDRSYKAAISTEAALKTLEQEAQSGWRNPDLVEKFALFMRQACPQN, from the coding sequence GTGAAATCTGCGTCATCCCAACGAATTCTAATCATCGACGGCCATCCCTACAGTCGCGTGACAGCAACTGATATTCTGCTATTAGAGAATTATTCTGTCCTAGAGTCGGATGGCCACGAGGATCTGCTCTCCCTCCTCTCCCGTACCCAACCCGATTTGATCCTGCTCGATGCGATGATGCCTAGCCAGGAGGGCCTAGGCCTGTGCCAAACCATCAAACAAACGGCCACAACAGCCATGATTCCCGTAATTTTGATGTCGGCCCTGGATGACCCCCTCCTGCGTCATCGGAGTCGAGAGGTTGGGGCGGATGCCTATCTCCTCAAACCCCTAGACCGAGTGGAATTGTTGGCCCGGATTGAGGTGCTGATCCAAAAAAAACAATTAGCGGAATGGGTCGAGCAGATTGAACAGGTTCTCTTCCGGGTCGCCCAGGCCATTGAGCACCGCTACCCTGAGACGAGTCCTCGTCCTTCCTTTAGTACCTTGGTCGAAGGCTTCGCTCGCTTTCTGCACCTACCTGAGTCGGCCTGCCAGGATCTCATTTTTGCCGCTCGCCTCCATGATCTAGGAACAGTGACGATCCCCGATGCCGTCATGCTCAAACAGGGAGGCTTAACCGCGGAGGAACGGGCCCTGGTTAAACAACACGTCCTCGTGGGCGAAAAAATTTTTGAACCCCTGGCCTATCGCCGGGAAGTCGGCCAAATTATGCGCCATCACCATGAACGCTGGGATGGCAGTGGCTATCCAGACCAACTCAAAGGGGCAGAAATTCCTTATCTAGCCCAGGTCTTCCAGGTGATCGATATTTTTAGTGCCCTCACCAGTGACCGCTCCTACAAGGCGGCCATCTCTACGGAGGCAGCCCTGAAAACCCTGGAGCAGGAAGCCCAATCCGGTTGGCGTAACCCTGACTTGGTAGAAAAATTTGCCCTTTTTATGCGTCAGGCCTGTCCACAAAACTAA
- a CDS encoding Gfo/Idh/MocA family oxidoreductase: MTTGYLKGQRSYLEPIRIGVIGVGNMGQHHTRVLSLMKDVEFVGIADVNVERGLDTASKYRVKFFERYQDMLPFVDAVCVAVPTRLHHSVGMACLQAGVHTLIEKPIAASIAEAESLVNAAAESHCILQVGHIERFNPAFQELSKVLKTEELLAVEAHRMSPYSQRANDVSVVLDLMIHDIDLLQELVGAPVVKLTASGSRASGSGYLDYVTATLGFASGIVATLTASKVTHRKIRRIAAHCKNSLTEADFLNNEILIHRQTTANCTTDYGQVLYRQDGLIEKVYTSNIEPLHAELEHFVYCVRGGDQPSVGGEQALKALRIASLIEQMALDGQVWHSSELESLNPVLALGLGA, translated from the coding sequence ATGACAACTGGTTATCTCAAAGGACAAAGAAGTTATCTCGAACCTATCCGCATCGGCGTGATCGGCGTGGGCAATATGGGTCAGCACCACACCCGCGTTTTGAGCTTGATGAAGGATGTTGAATTTGTCGGTATTGCCGATGTCAATGTCGAGCGAGGCCTAGACACGGCCAGTAAATACCGGGTTAAGTTTTTTGAACGTTACCAAGATATGTTGCCCTTTGTGGATGCCGTCTGCGTAGCGGTGCCCACCCGACTCCACCACAGCGTTGGCATGGCCTGTCTCCAGGCAGGGGTACATACGCTGATCGAAAAACCGATTGCCGCCAGTATTGCCGAAGCGGAATCCTTAGTGAATGCAGCGGCGGAATCCCACTGTATTCTGCAAGTGGGCCATATTGAGCGGTTTAACCCGGCCTTTCAAGAATTAAGCAAAGTCCTCAAAACGGAAGAACTTTTGGCCGTTGAGGCCCACCGCATGAGCCCTTATTCCCAACGGGCCAACGATGTATCTGTGGTGTTGGATCTGATGATTCATGACATTGACCTGCTCCAGGAATTGGTGGGGGCTCCCGTGGTGAAACTGACCGCCAGCGGCAGTCGGGCCTCCGGTTCAGGTTATCTGGATTACGTGACCGCCACCCTGGGCTTTGCCTCCGGCATTGTGGCCACCCTGACCGCTAGCAAAGTGACCCACCGCAAGATCCGTCGCATTGCGGCCCACTGTAAAAATTCCCTCACGGAGGCGGATTTCCTCAACAACGAGATCCTGATCCATCGTCAAACCACCGCCAACTGTACAACCGATTATGGCCAAGTCCTCTACCGCCAAGATGGCCTGATTGAGAAGGTTTACACCAGCAATATTGAACCCTTGCACGCCGAGCTAGAACACTTTGTCTATTGTGTCCGGGGCGGCGACCAGCCTTCCGTTGGCGGCGAACAGGCCCTCAAGGCCCTGCGCATTGCCAGTCTAATCGAACAAATGGCCCTCGATGGCCAGGTTTGGCATTCCTCCGAATTAGAATCCCTTAATCCAGTCTTGGCCCTTGGCCTGGGGGCCTAG
- a CDS encoding carbon-nitrogen hydrolase family protein, with translation MKPYLAAALQMTSRPDLEKNLLEAEELIELAVRRGAELIGLPENFAFLGNESSKLAQAATIAEKSEKFIKTMAQRFQVTLLAGGFPVPFAEDPSKAYNTALLVSPNGEELSRYHKAHLFDVNLPDGNTYQESSTVMSGKAYPPVVASDKLGRLGLSICYDVRFPELYRYLSAQGADVLFVPAAFTAYTGKDHWQILLQARAIENTCYVIAPAQTGCHYERRYTHGHAMIIDPWGVILSDAGERPGMAIAEINPQRLAQVRQQMPSLQHRVFA, from the coding sequence ATGAAACCCTACCTAGCCGCCGCCCTCCAGATGACCAGTCGCCCTGACCTCGAGAAAAATTTACTTGAGGCAGAGGAATTAATTGAACTGGCTGTGCGTCGAGGCGCAGAATTAATTGGTTTACCCGAGAATTTTGCTTTTTTGGGTAATGAATCCAGCAAATTAGCGCAGGCCGCAACCATTGCTGAAAAATCTGAGAAATTCATTAAAACCATGGCCCAGCGCTTTCAGGTGACCCTGTTAGCCGGGGGCTTTCCGGTTCCCTTCGCCGAAGACCCCAGCAAGGCCTACAACACAGCCCTGTTGGTTTCTCCCAATGGGGAAGAGTTAAGCCGTTACCATAAGGCCCATCTTTTTGATGTCAATTTGCCCGACGGTAATACCTACCAGGAATCCAGCACCGTTATGTCGGGGAAAGCTTATCCTCCCGTGGTTGCCTCGGACAAGTTGGGTAGGTTAGGCCTCTCCATTTGCTACGATGTCCGTTTTCCAGAACTGTATCGCTACCTGTCGGCCCAGGGCGCAGACGTTTTATTTGTGCCAGCGGCCTTCACCGCCTACACCGGCAAAGATCATTGGCAAATTCTGCTCCAGGCCAGGGCCATTGAAAATACTTGCTACGTCATTGCCCCCGCCCAAACGGGATGTCACTACGAGCGCCGCTATACCCACGGCCATGCCATGATTATCGATCCTTGGGGAGTGATTCTGAGCGATGCCGGGGAACGGCCCGGGATGGCCATTGCGGAAATTAACCCCCAACGCCTGGCTCAGGTGCGCCAGCAGATGCCCTCACTACAACACCGGGTTTTTGCTTGA
- a CDS encoding glucose-1-phosphate thymidylyltransferase: MKALILSGGKGTRLRPLTYTGAKQLVPVANKPILWYGLEAIAAAGIEEIGIIISPETGPEIQAKTGNGERFGVKITYILQEQPLGLAHAVKVAQPFLGDSPFVMYLGDNLIQDSLGQFLQHFQQKSLDALILLRQVSNPSAFGVATVDEQGHVLALVEKPQAPPSNLALVGLYFFAASIHAAIAAIQPSARGELEITDAIQTLLNQGKTVEALELQGWWLDTGKKDDLLEANRIILDSLLRQDKQGQIDETSKIIGRVAIAPSAQIINSTLRGPVIIGENCRIENSFIGPYSSIADEAIIQDADLEHSVILPGAQILGVQQRIVDSVIGQRARLSLAPGQPRALRFLVGDDSQIELV; encoded by the coding sequence ATGAAAGCCTTAATTCTATCCGGTGGCAAAGGTACTCGACTGCGCCCCTTGACCTATACCGGGGCCAAACAATTAGTACCCGTGGCCAATAAGCCGATTCTTTGGTATGGCCTGGAGGCCATTGCCGCCGCTGGCATTGAGGAAATTGGCATTATTATCAGCCCAGAAACGGGGCCAGAAATCCAAGCGAAAACCGGGAATGGAGAGCGTTTTGGGGTCAAAATCACCTATATTTTGCAGGAACAACCTCTGGGTCTGGCCCACGCGGTTAAGGTCGCCCAGCCCTTCCTGGGTGACTCCCCCTTTGTGATGTACCTCGGAGATAACCTGATCCAAGATAGCTTGGGTCAGTTTTTACAACATTTTCAACAAAAAAGCCTAGATGCCTTGATCCTCCTCCGTCAGGTGTCGAATCCTAGTGCCTTCGGGGTGGCCACCGTTGATGAGCAGGGCCATGTCCTGGCCCTAGTGGAAAAACCCCAGGCTCCCCCCTCTAATTTGGCCCTGGTGGGGTTATATTTCTTTGCCGCGTCGATCCATGCGGCCATTGCCGCTATCCAACCCTCGGCCCGAGGAGAATTGGAAATCACCGATGCCATTCAGACTTTGCTGAACCAAGGCAAAACCGTTGAGGCCCTGGAGTTGCAAGGCTGGTGGCTGGATACCGGTAAAAAAGACGACCTTCTAGAGGCCAATCGCATCATTCTCGATAGTCTACTCCGCCAGGATAAACAGGGCCAGATTGATGAAACCAGTAAAATTATTGGCCGGGTTGCCATTGCTCCCAGTGCCCAGATTATCAACAGTACCCTGCGAGGGCCGGTAATCATTGGCGAAAACTGTCGGATCGAAAATTCGTTTATTGGCCCCTACAGCAGTATTGCCGATGAAGCCATTATCCAGGATGCGGATCTAGAGCACAGCGTTATTTTGCCGGGGGCCCAGATTCTCGGGGTACAACAGCGGATCGTGGACAGCGTGATCGGTCAACGGGCTCGCCTGAGTTTGGCCCCAGGTCAACCCCGGGCCCTGCGCTTTCTGGTGGGGGACGATTCCCAAATTGAGTTGGTCTAG
- a CDS encoding efflux RND transporter permease subunit has product MLLSIADVFIKKPVLTTVCTIVIVLVGMIALPLLPLAKLPDLAPKQVTVTTNFVGSDARTAEENVTTVLERQINGTEQVIYMNSYTDNTGTSTLNVYFPVEMDRNIAQVLVQNNVSIAQSSLPESVNRQGIVTQKQSPSVTIAYGIYSAKDAQGNYIYDDIFISNFVDRVISDEIKRLDGVGSIAIIGVGQYAMRFWLDPDALAARGLSSGDVVDAIQKQNIQVGAGGLNLPPVAEDQRFQINARAVGRFVTPEEAAEIVVKVGNDGTLIKIKDVGRVTVGAQNYKQVSVFDGAPAVAFIVYQLPGTNALNTAQLVKEKFAALKPLFPPGLEAAVALDNTLFVTASLDEAFKTLVEAILLVFLVIFVFLQNWRTTIIPALAIPVSLIGAMAFALAFGFSLNQLTLFGVILATGLVVDDGILVVEAIETKLSQGMRPLQAALDAMSELTGAVIATSIVLMAVFIPVTFFPGTTGIVYKQFALIMAFSVAISTFNALSFSPSMSAILMRPTGKKRGPLAVFFSWFNRFFDWFKEGYGSLVELLIRVRLLVIPVFIAGLVATGWVYSSTPTGFIPEEDQGYFFMLGNAPAGVSIEYTKDIIDQAIQIVQKRPEVEHVLGMGGFSFLGNDSSKSLYFVKLKNWDERPGADKSVFALLTDINRELSAKIPQAQIIAVNAPPVDGLSSTGGLDFYIQNRGGIPMDAFLANVQKYMMEARKLPELNPRTVFTQFTFASPLFEFSVDREKANAQNVDVSEIFQTLSTYLGSSYVNQFVLGGRLYQVYAQAEGKYRSSPEDIMRLYVRNRDRKLVQLSNVLQVKEITYPPILTHFNIYTAIDVQASPAQGFSTGQAMTAMEKLANDILPSTMGYEWYGTGYQEKQSGGAAPIIFGLAFIMVFLVLAAQYESYVDPTIIMMTVPLAILGAMGAILLRSNFMVATNAVWPSLNNNIYAQVALVMLIGLASKNAILIVEFANQAMDLGMSITKAAAFAAKERLRPILMTAISGLVGFWPLVIASGAGAMSRWSLGTAIFGGYLISTCLSLFLVPVLYSVVKEVEHRFLKGEKGGSTPPGNGPSQNGHSTEVETVVSESETSLPSRP; this is encoded by the coding sequence ATGTTGCTCAGTATTGCTGACGTTTTTATTAAAAAGCCTGTTCTAACCACTGTCTGTACCATTGTTATTGTTTTGGTCGGGATGATTGCTTTACCCTTGCTTCCTCTCGCCAAGTTGCCAGATTTGGCCCCGAAGCAGGTAACGGTAACCACTAATTTTGTGGGTTCTGATGCCAGAACGGCAGAGGAAAACGTCACCACCGTCTTGGAGCGGCAGATCAACGGTACTGAACAGGTGATCTACATGAACTCCTATACAGACAATACTGGCACCAGCACCCTCAACGTCTATTTTCCGGTGGAGATGGACCGCAACATTGCCCAGGTATTAGTTCAAAACAACGTATCCATTGCCCAGTCCAGTCTCCCGGAATCTGTTAATCGTCAGGGGATCGTGACCCAGAAGCAGTCGCCCTCTGTGACCATTGCCTACGGGATTTATTCTGCCAAGGATGCCCAGGGAAATTATATTTACGACGACATTTTTATCAGCAACTTTGTTGACCGGGTAATTAGTGATGAAATTAAACGGCTAGATGGGGTTGGTAGTATTGCCATTATTGGGGTTGGCCAATACGCCATGCGCTTTTGGTTAGACCCCGATGCCCTGGCGGCCCGGGGCCTGTCCTCTGGGGATGTGGTGGATGCGATCCAGAAGCAAAATATTCAAGTGGGGGCTGGGGGCCTAAACCTGCCGCCGGTGGCCGAAGACCAACGCTTCCAGATCAATGCGCGGGCGGTGGGCCGGTTTGTCACCCCGGAAGAAGCGGCGGAGATTGTGGTGAAGGTCGGCAATGACGGTACGCTGATTAAGATCAAAGACGTGGGGCGAGTTACCGTTGGGGCCCAAAACTACAAACAGGTGTCGGTGTTTGACGGTGCGCCGGCCGTGGCTTTCATTGTTTACCAATTACCTGGAACTAACGCGCTGAATACGGCCCAGTTGGTTAAGGAGAAATTCGCGGCCCTCAAGCCCCTCTTTCCCCCTGGCCTAGAAGCGGCGGTGGCCCTCGATAACACCCTATTTGTGACGGCTTCTCTCGACGAGGCTTTTAAAACCCTGGTGGAAGCGATTCTGCTGGTGTTTCTGGTGATTTTCGTTTTTCTGCAGAACTGGCGCACGACGATTATTCCGGCCCTGGCGATTCCCGTTTCCTTAATCGGGGCCATGGCTTTTGCCCTGGCCTTTGGCTTTAGCTTGAATCAGTTGACCCTCTTCGGAGTAATCTTAGCCACCGGGTTGGTGGTGGACGACGGGATTCTGGTGGTAGAGGCCATTGAAACCAAGTTGTCCCAGGGAATGCGGCCCCTCCAGGCGGCCCTGGATGCCATGAGTGAATTAACGGGGGCCGTTATTGCCACCTCGATTGTGTTGATGGCAGTGTTTATCCCGGTTACTTTTTTTCCAGGTACCACCGGGATTGTCTATAAGCAATTCGCCCTGATCATGGCCTTTTCCGTAGCGATTTCCACCTTCAATGCCTTGAGCTTTTCCCCCAGTATGTCGGCAATTTTGATGCGGCCCACGGGGAAAAAACGTGGCCCTCTGGCGGTCTTTTTTAGTTGGTTTAACCGCTTCTTTGACTGGTTCAAGGAAGGCTACGGCAGTCTGGTGGAACTCTTGATCCGAGTGAGATTGTTAGTCATTCCAGTTTTTATTGCTGGCCTAGTGGCCACGGGTTGGGTCTATAGTTCAACACCCACAGGTTTCATTCCGGAGGAAGATCAGGGCTATTTCTTCATGCTAGGTAATGCACCGGCAGGCGTTTCCATTGAGTACACCAAGGACATTATTGACCAGGCCATTCAAATTGTGCAGAAGCGGCCGGAAGTGGAGCATGTCCTGGGCATGGGGGGCTTTAGTTTTCTGGGTAACGATAGCAGTAAGTCTCTATACTTCGTCAAACTTAAAAATTGGGATGAACGACCTGGCGCGGATAAATCGGTGTTTGCTCTGCTAACGGACATTAACCGAGAGCTATCCGCCAAAATCCCCCAGGCCCAAATTATTGCAGTTAATGCTCCGCCGGTAGATGGACTAAGTAGCACCGGGGGCCTCGATTTCTACATCCAAAACCGGGGCGGTATTCCCATGGATGCCTTTTTAGCTAATGTCCAAAAATATATGATGGAGGCCAGAAAACTGCCGGAACTCAATCCTCGCACGGTTTTCACCCAATTTACCTTTGCCTCGCCTCTGTTTGAGTTTTCCGTTGATCGCGAAAAGGCCAATGCCCAGAATGTGGATGTCTCGGAAATTTTCCAGACCCTGAGTACCTACCTCGGCTCCAGCTACGTCAACCAATTCGTGCTAGGGGGCCGACTCTATCAAGTCTATGCCCAGGCTGAAGGCAAGTATCGGTCTAGCCCGGAAGATATTATGCGCCTCTATGTGCGCAATCGTGACCGGAAACTCGTTCAGCTTAGCAATGTGCTTCAGGTCAAAGAAATTACCTATCCACCGATTCTGACCCACTTCAACATTTACACTGCCATTGATGTTCAAGCCTCACCGGCCCAGGGCTTCAGTACGGGTCAGGCAATGACGGCCATGGAAAAATTGGCCAATGATATTCTCCCTTCAACCATGGGTTACGAATGGTACGGCACCGGCTATCAAGAAAAGCAATCGGGGGGAGCGGCACCGATTATCTTTGGTCTAGCTTTCATCATGGTGTTCCTAGTGTTAGCGGCCCAGTACGAAAGCTACGTTGATCCGACCATCATTATGATGACCGTGCCCTTGGCCATCCTCGGAGCCATGGGGGCCATTCTTCTGCGCTCTAACTTTATGGTGGCCACTAATGCGGTTTGGCCCAGCTTGAATAACAACATCTACGCCCAGGTGGCCCTGGTGATGTTGATCGGGTTGGCTAGTAAAAATGCCATTCTGATCGTAGAATTTGCCAACCAGGCCATGGACTTGGGCATGAGCATTACCAAAGCGGCGGCCTTTGCAGCTAAGGAACGACTACGGCCCATTTTGATGACAGCAATTTCGGGTCTGGTGGGTTTCTGGCCCTTGGTGATTGCTTCGGGAGCAGGGGCCATGAGTCGATGGTCCTTGGGAACCGCAATTTTTGGGGGCTATCTGATTTCTACTTGTCTGAGTTTATTTCTCGTCCCGGTACTCTACAGCGTGGTCAAAGAGGTGGAACATCGCTTCTTGAAGGGCGAAAAAGGTGGTTCTACTCCTCCCGGCAATGGCCCCAGCCAAAATGGCCATAGTACCGAAGTAGAGACCGTCGTCTCGGAATCAGAAACATCCCTGCCTTCCAGGCCCTAA
- the nth gene encoding endonuclease III: protein MASLLRKMASKKQRALEVLTILQRLYPDAVCSLTHETPVQLLVATILSAQCTDERVNLVTPALFQRYPTAEALAYADRLEIEALIRSTGFYRNKAKNLQGACRKIVEDFGGEVPQQMELLLTLPGVARKTANVVLAHAFGILQGVTVDTHVKRLSQRLGLTQASDPVKIERDLMKLIPQADWENYSIRIIYHGRAVCKARSPRCADCELSHICPAAHGSLAAATNHSST from the coding sequence ATGGCAAGTCTGCTGAGGAAAATGGCCAGCAAGAAACAACGGGCCCTGGAGGTCTTGACCATTCTGCAACGCCTCTACCCCGATGCGGTCTGTAGCCTGACCCACGAAACCCCCGTCCAGTTGCTGGTGGCCACGATTCTATCGGCACAGTGTACAGATGAACGAGTCAACCTCGTTACCCCGGCCCTGTTCCAGCGCTATCCTACCGCCGAGGCCCTAGCCTATGCGGATCGCCTTGAAATCGAGGCCCTGATCCGTTCTACGGGCTTCTATCGCAACAAAGCCAAAAATCTCCAGGGGGCCTGCCGAAAGATTGTGGAAGATTTTGGTGGGGAAGTCCCACAACAGATGGAGTTACTGCTGACTCTCCCCGGCGTCGCTCGCAAAACTGCCAATGTGGTTTTGGCCCACGCCTTTGGCATTCTCCAGGGCGTTACCGTCGATACTCATGTCAAACGTCTCAGTCAACGTCTGGGCTTAACCCAGGCTAGTGATCCTGTCAAAATTGAGCGGGACTTGATGAAACTGATTCCCCAGGCCGATTGGGAAAATTATTCCATTCGCATTATTTACCATGGCCGGGCCGTCTGTAAGGCCCGGAGTCCCCGTTGTGCCGACTGTGAACTCAGCCATATTTGTCCTGCGGCCCACGGCTCCTTGGCCGCTGCCACGAATCACTCATCAACTTAG
- a CDS encoding ssl1498 family light-harvesting-like protein, whose product MPYTKEEGGRLNNFAIEPEVYRAKAPTQAEKRNYVILAVLAVLLVGGLITVAVFASSAGAG is encoded by the coding sequence ATGCCCTACACCAAAGAAGAGGGAGGAAGACTCAACAACTTTGCTATTGAGCCGGAAGTTTATCGGGCTAAGGCCCCAACCCAAGCCGAAAAACGCAATTATGTGATTCTGGCAGTTCTAGCAGTTTTACTCGTCGGTGGATTGATTACCGTTGCTGTGTTTGCGTCAAGCGCGGGCGCAGGTTAG